In Nicotiana tabacum cultivar K326 chromosome 19, ASM71507v2, whole genome shotgun sequence, one DNA window encodes the following:
- the LOC107769580 gene encoding uncharacterized protein LOC107769580: protein MAVNMNVKELLFIEDSDLLIQQVQGEWTTKNVKILPHLYCVKELCKKFTKIEFKHIPMIHNEFADAFATLSSMIHHPDKKIDPIDIEVQDHHAYCFHVDEEPDNRPWYYDNKRFLETRVYPENATNGQKRALRRLANHFFLNREFLYRRTQTWVC from the coding sequence ATGGCAGTCAACATGAACGTCAAGGAGCTTCTGTTCATAGAAGATTCTGATCTACTGATACAGCAAGTCCAAGGTGAATGGACTACCAAGAATGTCAAGATCCTTCCGCATCTGTATTGTGTAAAGGAGTTGTGCAAGAAGTTCACCAAGATTGAGTTCAAACACATTCCCATGATACATAATGAGTTTGCTGATGCTTTCGcaaccttgtcatctatgatccATCATCCAGATAAGAAAATCGACCCTATTGATATAGAGGTCCAGGATCATCATGCGTACTGTTTCCATGTAGATGAAGAGCCAGACAATAGGCCGTGGTACTACGACAATAAAAGGTTCCTTGAAACAAGAGTGTACCCAGAGAATGCCACCAATGGTCAGAAGCGAGCACTCAGAAGGCTAGCAAATCACTTTTTCCTTAATAGGGAAttcctgtataggaggacccaGACATGGGTCTGTTAA